The following proteins are co-located in the Naumovozyma dairenensis CBS 421 chromosome 9, complete genome genome:
- the FKS3 gene encoding putative 1,3-beta-D-glucan synthase (similar to Saccharomyces cerevisiae FKS3 (YMR306W); ancestral locus Anc_5.14), which translates to MKNENTPDQLMDLDYPSWSQDSAVPVTRKEIRAIFDDLTKKFGFQESSKENILDHLLTQLDSRASRMGALSALISLHVSYIGGEHANYRKWYFAAQLDLDEEIGIQNMQLSGKSRNRNLKMAKKRGVSIKQQLEDWKVKEQEFINNHRHVTFSKEQLRDKNNLKVADYKWKTKMRQLSSYEMVRQLSLYLLCWGEANNVRFAPECLCFIFKCALDYDSNTINQPVTEYRPLACYLEEIITPLYNFMRKQSFRMNSSGNWVRKEQDHKNIIGYDDMNQLFWYPEGLERIKLFSGERLIDKPPQERYCYLKDVEWSKVFYKTYFETRSWMHCATNFNRFWIIHFAPFWFFTAFNSPVFYTKNYNQLLNNGPTPQSRLSAVAFGGTITCLVQIFATLFEWKFVPREWPGAQHLTLRMIGLSFLLVINVGPSVYTFGFFELDTYSKSAFILSIIQLIIGIGTTFFFAVMPLGGLFRSYLKKDKKKRRYISSQTFTASFPKLSGRSKWFSYGLWIFVFLCKYIESYFFLTLSLRDPIRVLSILDIRCNGDKLINTVLCKYQSKITVLLMIFADLGLFFLDTYLWYIICNCIFSIFLSFSLGTSIFTPWKNIYSKLPERIYSKILATNEMNFRLKSQKLTSEIWNAVIISMYREHLLAIEHVQKLLYQKADRVTVDAKDLKTPTFFVAQDDSTFKSVDFFPAKSEAKRRISFFAQSLSTPITEPLLVESMPTFSVLIPHYGEKILLNLKEIIKEESFSNRMTVLEYLKLLYPSDWKCFIRDTKLVDKQLEADNIASREIRRLVNLNNSQELLNPTILTESGKIDESDTTGNSKVDPIFLDTNGESFWVNEKIKDLPLYAFGFSKTEALYTMRTRAWASLRTQTLYRTISGFMNYLSAIKLLYQAENPSVCTLYGADADAIENEFESMAIRKFKMVVAMQRYAKFNEEELEATEFILRKYPMINISYILEEFDQERNDCNYFSCLTNGYCKLDEDTMLREPVFKIKLSGNPILGDGKADNQNHSIIFYRGEYIQVIDANQDNYLEECLKIRSVLSEFEELEIDSAIPYIAGVEYDEEAAPVAFVGAREYIFSENIGVLGDIAAGKEQTFGTLFARTLAEIGGKLHYGHPDFINAIFMTTRGGISKAQKGLHLNEDIYAGINAICRGGRIKHSDYYQCGKGRDLGFSSILNFTTKIGAGMGEQLLSREYYYLGTQLPIDRFLTFFYAHPGFHLNNLFISTSIQLFFTLLNLGSLNYETIVCMYDKNASIIKLEEPLGCANIKPALNWVSIFVLSIFIVFFIAFAPLLIQELLEKGLWKSLSRFTFHIISLAPLFEVFVCQIYSSSLLTDITFGGAKYISTGRGFAITRIPFATLYSRYVTTSIYSGLQIFLMLLFGTVSMWQPALLWFWITVISLCFAPFIFNPHQFRFTDFFIDYRNTFHWFSTGNSSYKRNSWSTFTKITRGQFTGYKRKILDDPSEEGTGGFNKIRFLNVLTTELLMSFFYFFFNFTAYMFINSQTGVRQARPTDSITRLVLVTILPILFNMVVLIVFFFISLIAGPLATYCKIHIGTFISFVVHALSILIYIIDFELMWFLQEWCFCRTLMLLLTSVNLQTFIFKLITSVLLPKEYKNNKSHLAWWTGNWYSTGLGWSIILQPFREFSVKIMESSFFAGDFFITHFLLYMQTPLLFFPFIDYWHSMILFWLNPTHINKYKRVYSKKQKKLRNSIIKRYFLLYILILLSLLTLFIVPFFAHKFIPEPRKVFENITFLHDTVQPFKQDNNDTGPNAPSTILRAAPPMPVFKTVN; encoded by the coding sequence atgaaaaatgaaaatactCCTGACCAATTAATGGACCTTGATTATCCGTCGTGGTCCCAAGATTCAGCAGTTCCTGttacaagaaaagaaataagggccatatttgatgatttaactaaaaaatttggattcCAGGAATCTTCCAAAGAGAATATCTTGGATCATTTATTGACACAATTAGATTCAAGGGCAAGTAGAATGGGTGCCCTCTCTGCTTTAATTTCACTACACGTTTCCTATATTGGCGGTGAGCATGCGAATTATAGAAAATGGTACTTTGCTGCCCAATTAGAtttagatgaagaaattggaatACAAAACATGCAGCTCTCTGGGAAATCACGGAATaggaatttgaaaatggcCAAGAAACGCGGTGTTTCGATTAAACAACAATTGGAAGATTGGAAAGTAAAGGAACAAGAATTTATAAATAACCACCGACATGTGACTTTCTCCAAAGAACAACTAAGggataaaaataatttgaaagtaGCTGACTATAAATGGAAAACTAAAATGAGACAGCTCTCCTCATATGAAATGGTTAGGCAGCTTTctctttatttattatgcTGGGGTGAAGCAAATAATGTTAGATTTGCTCCCGAATGTCTTtgctttatttttaaatgtGCTTTGGATTACGATTCAAATACAATCAACCAGCCAGTTACCGAATACAGGCCACTGGCATGTTACTTGGAGGAGATTATAACACCGTTGTATAACTTCATGAGGAAACAAAGTTTTCGAATGAATTCATCAGGAAATTGGGTACGAAAGGAGCAAGATCATAAGAATATAATAGGGTATGATGACATGAACCAGTTATTTTGGTACCCTGAAGGTCTAGAAAGGATCAAGCTCTTTTCAGGAGAACGGTTAATTGATAAACCACCTCAAGAGAGATATTGCTACCTCAAAGATGTAGAGTGGTCGAAAGTATTTTATAAAACATATTTTGAGACAAGAAGTTGGATGCATTGCGCCACAAATTTTAACCGTTTTTGGATAATTCATTTCGCTCCTTTTTGGTTTTTTACAGCTTTCAACTCTCCCGTTTTTTATACAAAGAATTATAATCAATTATTGAACAATGGACCCACTCCACAATCAAGATTATCTGCCGTTGCCTTTGGTGGTACCATAACATGCCTCGTCCAAATATTTGCTACTCTTTTTGAATGGAAATTTGTACCACGAGAGTGGCCTGGTGCTCAACATTTAACTTTGAGAATGATTGGTCTTAGTTTTTTGTTAGTTATTAATGTCGGCCCTTCCGTTTACACCTTTGGCTTCTTTGAATTAGATACTTATTCAAAGTCCGCCTTTATTTTATCGATTATTCAGTTGATAATCGGAATTGGAACGACATTTTTCTTCGCAGTAATGCCTCTAGGAGGCCTTTTCCGATCATATCtcaaaaaagataaaaaaaaaagaagatatatCTCGTCACAAACTTTCACAGCTTCATTCCCAAAGTTATCTGGAAGAAGCAAATGGTTTTCATATGGCCTATGGATATTTGTGTTTCTCTGCAAGTACATCGAGtcatatttctttttgacCTTATCATTAAGAGATCCAATAAGGGTGTTATCTATTTTAGATATCAGATGCAATGGTGATAAGTTGATAAATACGGTGCTTTGCAAGTACCAATCAAAAATAACTGTTCTCCTCATGATATTTGCAGACCTAGGCCTATTCTTTCTCGATACTTACCTTTGGTACATTATATGCAATTGtatattttccatttttctATCATTCTCTTTAGGGACATCTATATTCACACCTTGGAAGAATATCTACTCAAAATTACCAGAAAGAATCTACTCAAAAATTCTAGCAACtaatgaaatgaatttCAGGCTTAAATCGCAAAAGTTGACGTCAGAAATTTGGAACGCAGTTATCATATCTATGTACAGGGAGCATCTTTTAGCTATCGAACATGTCCAGAAATTACTGTACCAAAAAGCTGATCGCGTCACGGTAGATGCCAAAGACCTTAAAACACCAACATTTTTTGTGGCACAAGATGATTCGACCTTTAAATCAGTTGATTTTTTCCCTGCCAAGTCTGAGGCAAAAAGAAGGATCTCATTTTTTGCACAATCACTATCGACACCTATTACCGAACCTTTGTTAGTTGAATCGATGCCAACTTTTTCTGTATTAATTCCACATTATGGTGAAAAGATCTTATTAAATCTGAAAGagataataaaagaagaatcttTCAGTAATAGAATGACAGTTCTCGAATATTTAAAGTTACTCTATCCATCCGATTGGAAGTGCTTTATTAGAGACACAAAATTGGTAGATAAGCAACTAGAAGCAGATAATATCGCATCAAGAGAAATTCGTCGTCTGgttaatttaaataatagtCAAGAGCTACTAAATCCTACTATACTAACCGAAAGTGGCAAAATAGATGAATCGGATACCACTGGGAATTCGAAAGTGGACCCTATTTTTTTAGATACCAATGGAGAATCTTTCTGGGTTAATGAGAAAATTAAAGACTTACCACTTTATGCGTTTGGATTCAGTAAAACCGAGGCATTGTATACTATGCGTACACGAGCCTGGGCATCTTTACGTACTCAAACGCTTTACCGTACAATTTCAGGATTTATGAATTACTTAAGCGCAATCAAACTTCTTTACCAGGCAGAGAATCCTTCAGTCTGTACATTATATGGAGCAGATGCCGAtgcaattgaaaatgaattcgAAAGTATGGCCATTCGGAAATTTAAGATGGTAGTTGCCATGCAAAGATATGCcaaattcaatgaagaGGAATTAGAAGCTACAGAATTTATTCTTAGAAAATATCCAATGATTAATATCTCATATATTCTAGAAGAGTTTGACCAAGAACGTAATGAttgtaattatttttcGTGTCTAACGAATGGATACTGCAAACTGGATGAAGATACAATGCTTCGCGAACCAGTTTTTAAAATCAAGCTCTCCGGAAATCCCATACTGGGGGATGGCAAAGCTGATAATCAAAACCattccattattttctatagAGGTGAGTATATTCAGGTTATAGATGCAAATCAAGATAACTATTTAGAGGAATGTTTGAAAATTCGCTCTGTCTTAAGTGAATTCgaagaattggaaataGATTCTGCTATTCCTTATATTGCTGGGGTGGAGTATGACGAAGAAGCAGCTCCCGTTGCCTTCGTTGGAGCcagagaatatatattttccgAAAACATTGGAGTGTTAGGGGATATTGCAGCCGGTAAAGAACAAACTTTTGGCACTTTATTCGCAAGAACTTTAGCTGAAATTGGAGGAAAGTTACATTATGGTCATCCAGATTTTATCAATGCTATATTTATGACAACAAGAGGAGGAATCTCAAAGGCTCAAAAGGGCTTACATCTAAATGAAGATATCTACGCAGGTATAAATGCAATTTGTAGAGGTGGTCGTATAAAACATAGTGATTATTATCAATGTGGCAAAGGTAGAGATCTTggattttcttcaatattgaattttacTACTAAAATTGGAGCGGGTATGGGTGAACAACTGCTTTCCAGAgagtattattatcttggGACACAACTTCCTATCGACAGGTTTCTCACCTTTTTCTATGCACATCCCGGTTTCCATCTGAACAATCTATTTATCTCAACGTCGATTCAACTCTTTTTTACTTTACTAAATTTAGGTTCATTGAATTATGAGACAATCGTTTGTATGTACGACAAAAATGCATCGATTATCAAATTGGAAGAACCACTTGGCTGTGCAAATATTAAACCGGCGTTAAATTGGGTCTCAATATTTGTCTTATCAATAttcattgttttctttattgCATTTGCCCCATTACTAATTCAGGAGCTCTTGGAAAAAGGCCTGTGGAAGTCATTATCGAGGTTCACATTCCATATAATTTCTTTGGCGCCCTTGTTCGAGGTTTTCGTTTGCCAAATATACTCAAGTTCATTGCTTACTGATATTACTTTTGGTGGAGccaaatatatatctactGGTAGAGGCTTTGCAATAACCAGGATTCCTTTCGCTACATTATATTCGCGATATGTGACAACTTCTATCTACAGTGGTTTACAAATATTCCTTATGCTTCTATTTGGCACAGTTTCAATGTGGCAACCTGCCCTTCTTTGGTTTTGGATTACAGTGATTTCATTATGTTTTGCCCCATTTATCTTTAATCCACACCAATTCAGATTTACtgatttcttcattgaTTATAGAAATACTTTCCATTGGTTTTCTACAGGGAACAGCAGCTATAAGAGAAATTCATGGTCCACCTTTACGAAGATAACTAGGGGTCAATTTACGGGATACAAACGGAAAATACTTGATGATCCTTCCGAAGAGGGAACTGGAGgtttcaataaaataagATTCTTGAATGTATTAACTACTGAGTTGCTAATGTcatttttctattttttcttcaatttcacAGCATACATGTTTATCAATTCACAAACAGGAGTCAGGCAGGCAAGACCAACGGATTCTATCACAAGATTAGTTTTGGTAACAATTTTACcgatattatttaatatggttgttttaattgtttttttcttcatatcTTTAATTGCTGGACCTTTAGCCACCTATTGTAAGATCCATATTGGTACATTCATATCATTTGTTGTCCATGCGTTATCGATActtatttatattattgattttgaaCTTATGTGGTTTCTTCAAGAATGGTGTTTTTGCCGCACTTTAATGTTGTTGCTCACTTCAGTCAACTTACAaactttcattttcaaattgataaCGAGTGTACTTTTACCAAAGGAATacaagaataataaatctcATTTGGCATGGTGGACGGGAAATTGGTATAGCACTGGATTAGGCTGGTCGATAATTTTACAACCTTTTAGAGAATTTAGTGTTAAAATTATGGAATCGAGTTTTTTTGCTGGTGATTTTTTCATAacacattttttattatacatGCAAACTCCCTTGTTGTTCTTCCcatttattgattattggcattcaatgatattattttggttAAACCCAACtcatataaataaatataagaGAGTTTACAGTAAAAagcaaaagaaattaaggAATTCAATCATCAAAAGGTATTTCTTATTGTATATACTTATTTTGTTGTCATTATTGACACTGTTTATTGTCCCATTCTTTGCACATAAATTTATCCCTGAACCAAGAAAAGTTTTTGAGAATATTACATTTTTACATGATACCGTTCAACCTTTCAaacaagataataatgatactgGGCCGAACGCTCCTTCCACCATTCTGAGGGCCGCTCCACCCATGCCTGTATTTAAGACGGTCAACTAG
- the SCW10 gene encoding putative family 17 glucosidase (similar to Saccharomyces cerevisiae SCW4 (YGR279C) and SCW10 (YMR305C); ancestral locus Anc_5.15) has protein sequence MRFQTLLTVASLASSITAAPALQHHKHKRDAVTQTVQAQVTVVVGANNAGAVLQEADVLAHTTNAATTTTATPVVDTPTTTTSTTNVANVATTSTLAPSPASTTTTDSSSSTSSSGSSSGSDVSASGFKGITYSPYNSDGSCKSTSQVASDFAKLSDYGVIRLYGVDCNQVENVLQAKSSSQKLFLGIYYVDQIQSGVDTIKNAISTYGSWNDVTTVSIGNELVNGGQATASQVGSYISTGRSALTSAGYTGPVVSVDTFIAVINNPELCNYSDYMAVNAHAYFDQNTAAADSGTWLLNQIQRVWTACDGKKDVVITESGWPTKGETYGLAVPSTENQEAAISSIKNSCGSSTFLFNAYNDLWKADGEYGVEKYWGVYGDA, from the coding sequence ATGCGTTTCCAAACTTTACTTACAGTCGCTTCCTTGGCGTCTAGCATTACAGCTGCGCCAGCACTACAACACCATAAACATAAACGTGATGCAGTTACACAAACTGTTCAAGCACAAGTCACAGTGGTTGTAGGTGCCAATAATGCAGGTGCAGTACTACAAGAAGCTGACGTCCTTGCTCATACTACTAATGCcgcaacaacaactactGCTACGCCTGTCGTCGATACACCAACCACGACTACCTCTACTACGAATGTTGCTAACGTTGCAACTACTTCAACTTTGGCACCAAGTCCGGCTTCAACAACTACAACGGATTCCTCTTCCTCTACCTCTTCTTCTGGTTCATCTTCAGGTTCTGACGTTTCTGCGTCCGGATTCAAAGGTATCACTTACTCTCCTTACAACAGTGATGGGTCGTGCAAATCTACGTCACAAGTTGCCTCAGATTTTGCCAAATTATCTGATTACGGCGTGATTAGACTATACGGTGTTGATTGTAATCAAGTTGAAAATGTTCTACAAGCTAAATCATCTAGTCAGAAACTTTTCCTAGGTATTTACTACGTTGACCAAATTCAATCCGGTGTTGATACTATCAAGAATGCTATCAGCACTTACGGTTCCTGGAATGATGTTACTACTGTCTCGATCGGTAACGAATTAGTTAATGGTGGCCAAGCTACTGCATCTCAGGTCGGTTCTTACATTTCAACAGGTAGATCTGCTTTAACTTCAGCTGGATACACAGGTCCAGTTGTTTCCGTCGATACATTTATTGCCGTTATCAATAACCCTGAACTATGTAACTACTCTGATTATATGGCCGTCAATGCCCATGCTTACTTTGATCAAAACACTGCGGCCGCTGATTCTGGTACATGGCTTTTGAACCAAATTCAAAGAGTATGGACTGCTTGTGATGGTAAAAAAGATGTCGTCATTACTGAATCTGGATGGCCAACAAAGGGTGAAACTTATGGTCTTGCTGTTCCATCTACTGAGAATCAAGAAGCTGCTATTTCTTCTATTAAGAACTCCTGTGGTTCCTCGACTTTCTTATTCAACGCTTACAACGATTTATGGAAGGCAGATGGTGAATATGGTGTAGAAAAATACTGGGGTGTTTATGGTGATGCTTGA
- the UBP15 gene encoding ubiquitin-specific protease UBP15 (similar to Saccharomyces cerevisiae UBP15 (YMR304W); ancestral locus Anc_5.18), with amino-acid sequence MNTKVTGTIIDNIAFHKTFNEILPKNNDELETAIEGTFTWEIEDWFALSENKYSSPRVKIGDFEWDILLFPQGNHNKGLAVYVEPHPKQIQNEETGELENADADWYCCAQFAVVLSKPGEDTAINLVNRSHHRFNSVDTDWGFANLLDLNHLKYPSRNSKSGYLKDGKLHISAYVRILKDTTGVLWHNFMNYDSKKVTGYVGFRNQGATCYLNSLLQSYFFTKYFRKLVYKIPTESETPNSSVPLALQRAFYQLQVSQIPLDTLELTRSFGWDSAEAFTQHDVQELNRILMDRLENRMLGTPVEGKLSELFVGKMKSYIKCVNVEYESSRVEDFWDLQLNVKNLKCLKDSFENYIEIELMNGENQYAAQDFGLQDAEKGVIFESFPPILHLQLKRFEYDFNFDQLIKINDRYEFPESFDTSPYMEKKEDGSNNEPCIYNLHGVLVHTGDISTGHYYAMIKPDLEDQWYRFDDEKVWKVTKKQVFEENFGLDRRSEDDLKCMTREQYEDYLITRHTSAYMLVYIRKDKEEELLQPVTELDVPAHVVTRVKKDLQEKEAQEKEIREAHLFLKINIHSISSFISYEGFDMTSVNSITGPLNEDLNDGKEQPILLKITRKTTLADFFKKVKVALEIPLSREVRLWRLDYRRNSTLRVSDPIPTEAFDKPLDELLLVGDEAQQTPLNIFAEEPYLELHYLHSLQKQKLLPFQILNGELINFMRTQLETIVPTEQIPTPSKDKEDMDSHILLFIKKFDASTQRISGFGHCIINQIDYLSSLSQLLSDIFDVGSAIPLTEEIHPDSIDAVVLESKAYDCSLITGDILCFQLPGSKSPGIFPDYQTVQDFYGYLRHRIKLKFTKSLQKSEEYVIENSEEKSFEFWIDAYTPYDNLIKVISNYLEVDPEYLKIFVIYGNERYALKSKSSLNEYLTKDYNCKSIPPFEYEILSIPLKDLERLRPIKFYWLKNSYIHYQSFEFEVSNDLTIKKFLDKIQNKIGFTDQEKDNILIWTNSNFQFKTILTETQTFYEISRGSFLFGRVLPDEVKLFKELNSDVEMDSYEHPAERAFETRRFEIATNTDKSNPMGKIDGKLVVVTQYFKEIDNKHGISFIFNLIPAESFLKTRERLHIKFGLGQKEFSKIKLGISFTTANGTEFKSLEMFNDTDLEKLVLYNVMNNLDCIYLDHPDRLRSHNVYDRPMVIKN; translated from the coding sequence ATGAACACGAAAGTTACAGGAACCATCATTGATAATATCGCCTTCCATAAAACATTCAATGAGATACTTCccaaaaataatgatgaattagaaactgCCATTGAGGGGACTTTCACATGGGAAATTGAGGATTGGTTCGCTTTAtcagaaaataaatattcatctcCAAGGGTGAAAATAGGTGATTTCGAGTGGGATATATTGCTATTCCCACAGGGGAACCATAATAAAGGACTGGCAGTATATGTTGAACCACATCCAAAGCAGATTCAGAATGAAGAAACAGGCGAACTGGAAAATGCCGACGCTGATTGGTATTGTTGTGCTCAATTCGCTGTAGTTTTATCTAAACCTGGAGAGGATACAGCCATCAATTTAGTTAACCGATCCCATCATAGATTTAACTCTGTTGATACAGATTGGGGGTTCGCTAATTTACTAgatttaaatcatttgaagTATCCATCAAGAAATTCCAAATCAGGGTATCTCAAAGACGGTAAGTTACATATATCGGCATATGTGAGAATATTAAAAGATACTACTGGCGTTCTATGGCATAATTTCATGAATTACGACTCTAAAAAAGTTACTGGTTATGTTGGATTCAGAAATCAAGGTGCCACCTGTTATTTGAATTCTCTTTTGCAATCTTATTTCTTCACTAAATACTTCAGAAAATTGGTCTATAAAATTCCAACAGAAAGTGAAACCCCTAATAGTAGCGTTCCATTAGCACTGCAACGCGCATTCTACCAGCTACAAGTCTCTCAGATTCCATTGGATACTTTAGAATTAACAAGATCATTTGGATGGGATAGTGCAGAAGCTTTCACCCAACATGATGTTCAAGAGTTGAATCGTATCTTAATGGATAGATTAGAAAACAGAATGCTAGGAACACCAGTGGAAGGAAAATTGAGTGAATTATTTGTTGggaaaatgaaaagttACATCAAATGTGTTAATGTTGAATATGAATCATCTAGAGTGGAGGATTTTTGGGATTTGCAATTGAATGTGAAAAACTTGAAATGTCTAAAAGATTCTTTCGAAAATTATATTGAAATAGAACTTATGAACGGTGAAAACCAATATGCTGCACAGGATTTTGGTTTACAAGATGCTGAAAAAGGTGTGATATTTGAATCGTTCCCACCAATTTTACATctacaattgaaaagattcgAGTACGATTTCAATTTCGATCAATTAATCAAAATCAACGATAGGTATGAGTTTCCTGAATCTTTTGATACCTCGCCGTACATGGAAAAAAAGGAGGATGGATCAAATAACGAACCTTGTATATATAACTTACATGGTGTCCTTGTCCACACTGGTGACATATCTACTGGGCATTATTATGCAATGATTAAACCAGACTTAGAAGATCAATGGTATCGATTTGATGACGAAAAAGTTTGGAAAGTTACCAAAAAGCaagtttttgaagaaaattttggATTAGATAGAAGGTCTGAAGACGATCTTAAGTGTATGACAAGAGAACAATATgaagattatttaattaCGCGTCATACAAGTGCATACATGTTGGTTTATATCAGAAAAgacaaagaagaagaactaTTACAACCAGTCACAGAGCTAGACGTCCCAGCACATGTTGTCACCAGAGTTAAGAAAGATCTGCAAGAAAAGGAAGCACAAGAGAAAGAGATTAGGGAAGCACATTTGTTCTTAAagataaatattcattccATTTCAAGTTTTATTAGCTACGAAGGCTTTGATATGACCTCAGTCAATAGTATAACGGGTCCACTCaatgaagatttgaatgatGGTAAAGAACAACCTATACTATTGAAGATTACAAGGAAGACTACTTTAGCTGACTTTTTCAAGAAGGTAAAGGTGGCATTAGAGATACCTCTAAGCAGAGAAGTAAGACTTTGGAGACTAGATTATAGAAGGAATAGTACATTGCGTGTATCTGATCCTATTCCAACAGAAGCATTCGATAAACCGCTAGATGAGCTTCTCTTGGTAGGTGACGAAGCACAACAAACGCCTTTGAATATCTTCGCTGAAGAGCCGTATCTAGAGCTACATTACCTCCATTCGTTACAAAAACAGAAACTGTTACCGttccaaatattgaatGGCGAACTAATTAATTTCATGCGGACACAATTAGAGACGATAGTACCAACTGAACAAATACCAACACCGTCTAAAGACAAGGAGGACATGGATTCCCATATTTTGctatttattaaaaagtTTGACGCCTCAACCCAACGTATCTCAGGCTTTGGCCACTGCATAATAAACCAAATAGACTACCTCAGCTCGTTAAGCCAGTTACTATCAGATATTTTTGATGTCGGGTCAGCGATCCCATTAACTGAGGAAATACATCCTGATTCAATCGATGCCGTGGTGTTAGAATCCAAGGCGTACGATTGTAGTCTCATAACAGGTGATATACTTTGCTTCCAACTTCCAGGTTCGAAGTCACCTGGTATTTTCCCTGATTATCAAACTGTTCAAGATTTTTATGGATATTTGAGGCAtagaattaaattaaaatttaCCAAAAGCTTGCAAAAGAGCGAGGAATATGTGATAGAGAACTCAGAAGAAAAATCGTTTGAGTTTTGGATAGATGCATATACACCCTATGATAATTTGATTAAAGTTATATCAAATTACCTAGAAGTTGATCCTGAGTActtgaaaatatttgtcATATATGGCAATGAAAGATACGCGTTGAAATCCAAATCCTCCTTAAATGAATACTTAACAAAAGACTATAACTGCAAATCAATCCCACCTTTTGAATATGAAATCCTTTCGATACCTTTAAAAGATCTAGAACGTTTAAGACCAATTAAATTCTATTGGTTGAAGAACAGTTACATTCATTATCAAAGTTTCGAATTCGAAGTTTCTAATGATCTGAcgataaagaaatttttagataaaatccaaaataaaattggaTTCACTGATCAAGAAAaggataatattttaatctGGACCAACTCAAATTTCCAGTTTAAAACCATCTTGACTGAGACGCAAACATTCTATGAGATATCAAGGGGCTCCTTTTTATTTGGGAGAGTTCTTCCGGACGAAGTCAAGCTTTTCAAAGAGTTAAATTCTGATGTGGAAATGGATAGTTATGAACATCCTGCAGAGAGGGCTTTTGAGACGCGCCGTTTTGAAATAGCAACCAATACCGATAAAAGTAATCCCATGGGTAAAATTGATGGTAAATTAGTTGTCGTGACACAATACTTTAAGGAAATAGATAATAAACATGGGATTTCCTTTATATTCAACTTAATCCCTGCTGAATCATTTCTGAAAACCAGAGAACGACTTCATATAAAGTTTGGACTAGGCCAAAAagaattttcaaaaatcaaGTTAGGCATTTCTTTCACAACTGCTAATGGTACAGAATTTAAATCCTTGGAAATGTTTAATGATACAGACCTAGAAAAGCTCGTTCTTTACAACGTTATGAATAATTTAGACTGCATTTACCTGGATCATCCTGACAGGCTGCGCTCTCACAACGTTTATGATAGACCAATGGTAATTAAGAACTAA